TATAGTCAACATGAAAAGCTGGAGAATACTGGGCATGTTAAGCAAAGAACTACGAACGCTACGAAGCTGCAGATGGGAATCATTTGTATGAGTGAACGAAGCCGACCAAgagttaaatgaatgaatacaaaTGAGTAGCTATATTAATgtacaataaatagaaaaataaatgtaatctGTTCAAAACTTATATAAGAAAATGCTTAATTCCttcaaaattaatacaaatattgcttaatcccttcaaaatgaatgaaaaaaaaaagctgcttcATTCCTTCAAAATCAATAGAAACAAGAGTAGAATCGACTGAGCATAACTtacaaaaatgacaaataaaggtACTTAACTTAATTGcaactctcaaaaaaaaaaatgtatataaaaaaattaaataaaaaaaaattaaacagaaaaaagTTCCAATACCAATTTATTTCCGGAGTCGTATTGATCCTCCGCCCTTCAAACCGTGTAAGGCACAGGCAAGTTGGAAAAGTTGAATCGGAAtaagttctagagtttacaTTTAGTTAAGAGACGCGTACCTGTGTTCCAATCTGTGACTCTCCGCTCTCTCCCTTCTGACTCCCTCGGCACACAACGGAACGCCATCTGCTGTAAAAACGCCTCAGTAACTATATAGCAATGGAATGTTTGAGTTGGACAGTGTACGGAGGCAAGTTCGAGGTGGATAAAGGTGGACATAGGTAGAATACAGAGCTGCTGGCTGGGGGAGGCAGGTGAAAGATATAAAAACGGAATCCATAACTGTGATGTGGCGCACTGAGGATGATGTAGAAGAAATCATGGCGGAAGGAATGATGgaaacacaaaattaaaagaaaaagaaaagaaaagaaaggaacgaacgaacgaacgaaagacaggaaaaaaagaaagaaaaccgaaAACTATAATACACATATATACGATGTTTCTTACAAATAAACTTAGAATGATAACTAGCAACTAAGTGGACCttatttcgttttatgttgcccttggccagcttttccctcttacataaaaagaaagaaagaaaaaaaccacTCTAAGAAATGATAAACatggatagaaaagaaaataaataaatattcaaataaacaataactgaaaaaaaagacaaaacagatcATAATGAGTGAATCTTATACTAATACCGCCACTAAAtcacaagaaagaggagaaaaagaaagagacagtagaaaacaaaaatatgtacAATATAAAGTCGGGCGCACACAGTTGGTTCTTTCATCACCACCCCGTCACGACCTCCACCATGCAGCTGATGCCTCTTTCCTTGCTGCCCTCCACTTTGCCACTAACAGACTAAGCTGGACTGGAACCCATTTGCACCGTGGGTTAGGACCGTCACCTGCTGATAGTTTTAAAgctttttccagagagagagagagagagagagagagacagagatggggggggagaatggaagaaaatatgcaTGATGTGCTCGTTATTCATTCCTGATGTAATAAGGTGCGAGGTGATCCAAGAGGCCAGGAAGGTCCTAGGTTGAGCGAACCCCGCCACTTCGGGATAAGGTTAGATTGTGTCAGGTTCCTCATCGATATCCATCTGTGAATCTTTGTGCGGGAATCACAATGAGAGTATTTTCGAGAAAATCTTGTGGTTAGTTTTAGGGTTATAGCCGAGCGTCATCCAAGGCGGGCAGTATACAGTTGCGAAAAAACTCCATATTCCGACCATTCTGGCAGCAAAATTTTTActgactgatgatgataatgatgatagttatCCTCATTACCACAAAATGTAAATTAGGACGCACAACACATAGGTCGCACCTCAAGATATCCACGTTACcaagaagaaacagaatagTAATACAACagataaaaattataaaaatcaaATTCATGTCCATGTAAAacagtttattttttgtttagctGATGGAACAATGGTTTGATGGCATGCTGTTGTGGACCGGCGTCTGGTCCCTGCTATGGGTGTACTGCTGGGTCACCTGGTGGAGGTCCACCGCCCCGAGGGCGGTGCTCCACACTTCGTTCTCCTACTCTCCGACCAGACATGACTCCACCTCCTCACCCATAACAGTCACGCTGGAAATGCTAAAGAGGGTAGCTAGAGAAACGACGTCAACTGCAAACGACGAGCAGACATGGATCTGGCTACGCAGGGTAGAGGCTATCGGCCTTCAGGCGGTGGAGGCGCGGCTTGTCCATAGTCAATTCAAGTTAAGTAACCTACTCGGGGAAGGCACCTACGGTAAGGTGTTCCAGATCCAACTAGCAGACGTAAACTATCCTATCTGTATAAAGGTTGCCAAAGGAATAAGATGCCACGAATATAATTTAAAGGAGTGTGAAATGTTGGCGTGCCTGGGTGATGTGAAGGGCGTTCCGCGCGTAGTGGGGGTCAGTCTGCAGCCTGACGCCTTCATCATGACCATGCATGGCAACTGCACGCTCGCTAAGTGCATCCGTCTCAGGACTCGGATGCCCTCGGAGAAGTTACTGCTCCGCGTGCTGCAAGACTTGTCTGGCGTGCTGGCCAAGATCCACCAACGCGGCCTGTGTCACAATGATATCAAATTAAACAATGTTATGGTGGAACCGGGAAACAAAACGAGTTTTACTGTCACTCTGATTGACTTCGGGTTGATGTCACGTTACGGCTGTTATCCTTTCCGGATcgcgaggaagggaaagatcaaACCATTTTACGACCCTGAACTCATGCGGCACGAGAAGACATGCTCGGAGGCCACGGACATGTACTCCATGGGTTACCTCATGCGAGTCATTCTCTTCAGTTTTCCGACAACGGCGAGACATATCCAGAGGCTGGCTACTCTCGCGATGGGTCCTGACTCCCAGCGGCCATCCTTCTTACAGTTGGAGGATGCCTTCAGCAATCTAGCAAAATGAAACAGAGGTGGCCTATATTGGCGCGAGGCGGATATTTTTAAAGCAAATATTTCCTGCATGACTGACCAGCCTGTAAGCCTGATTTAACTCATCAACATTTCagtttctatctcttttcattAATCTTAAAAATTCTAAATTTACAGTTCATATCCGGCtatgaagtaataataatgatgataataataataataataataataataataataataataatgataataataataataatgttaaataTTTATATTACttataaaaacaacaagaacaaagacaataataatgataaaaatgatgttgatgatgatgatgatgataatggcaaGGGACTGGGCCTCGGCGAAGCGAGCATCATGATGTGGTCGTGGGGTCTCAGTGTGGAGGATGGACTAAGTGTGGATTTAAGGAGACCTGGGACGGGATGCCCCAGTGAAGTGATAAGGGCAGGTATTGTGATGATTCAAACCTCAGTAAGGAAACAGTGTAACCCTTTACTCTTATCTCTTATGGTGGTCTTGTATTGATACTGAGAACATTAATGAATCTTGGATACACATAATCTATTTAAATTCAATTCAATCTTTGCTAAACTCCACTTGTTACCGTAGTACCAAGATGAATCTATCTAAAGTTGCAGATGATAATTGGAAAACTtgactatagtctgaccagccttaatttacggccgtGGGGGGGGAGCGTCTCTgtacgttttcactactgttgttctctctctctctctctctctctctctctctctctctctctctctctctctctctctctctctctctctctctctctctctgcttacctttgattctttagtaagtcatttataattatatatatatatatatatatatatatatatatatatatatatatatatatatatatatatatatatatatatatatatatatatatataagtgagtggcacgaggtcagtcacgtcgccaccacaatgtgtcaaggccaccagctgggtgtggaagagttgccgctcgcaagtgaataatgcttttttttttttcacttaggtattggcatatacctactattttgtaaaaatagaaactacacattagcttggcttacgaattatgaatgcgattatgcctcacccttgaaattactgtaaaagccagtaaatgtgagcattttatcttataattatagcaacatctggtactacaaggtgaggctattcggcctggccaggctgggttcatcagtattgccgccactcacaagacttctactatttttttttttttttactttggataatagattatttctttttttttcatgctcattatcttatatctgtaacgctgatattattacacaccctaaacatacgctaagtaccattataagttactacagttgatatcagcaacagttgaatatgtatgccatgtttgtatggtactatatagttttttatgcatatgatagt
Above is a genomic segment from Portunus trituberculatus isolate SZX2019 chromosome 40, ASM1759143v1, whole genome shotgun sequence containing:
- the LOC123515878 gene encoding membrane-associated tyrosine- and threonine-specific cdc2-inhibitory kinase-like, yielding MEQWFDGMLLWTGVWSLLWVYCWVTWWRSTAPRAVLHTSFSYSPTRHDSTSSPITVTLEMLKRVARETTSTANDEQTWIWLRRVEAIGLQAVEARLVHSQFKLSNLLGEGTYGKVFQIQLADVNYPICIKVAKGIRCHEYNLKECEMLACLGDVKGVPRVVGVSLQPDAFIMTMHGNCTLAKCIRLRTRMPSEKLLLRVLQDLSGVLAKIHQRGLCHNDIKLNNVMVEPGNKTSFTVTLIDFGLMSRYGCYPFRIARKGKIKPFYDPELMRHEKTCSEATDMYSMGYLMRVILFSFPTTARHIQRLATLAMGPDSQRPSFLQLEDAFSNLAK